In Rhodoferax koreense, a genomic segment contains:
- a CDS encoding helix-turn-helix domain-containing protein, producing MTTLQDRINERMGVMKLTNAQLAKAAGVKPPTSFNWANGRTKNIKGEPLLRAAKALGVTPEWLASGKGTKFPASEGANNSVREAEREYRPQREFDAWTLEAIGIFERMREADRRGALAVLRSYAQNLGPPSDGQALQMAVR from the coding sequence ATGACTACGCTACAGGACCGCATCAACGAACGCATGGGAGTGATGAAACTCACCAATGCGCAGTTGGCGAAGGCTGCCGGAGTCAAACCGCCTACATCCTTCAACTGGGCGAATGGGCGCACAAAGAACATCAAGGGTGAACCGCTGCTGCGTGCCGCCAAAGCCCTTGGGGTTACCCCCGAATGGTTGGCCAGTGGCAAGGGGACCAAATTCCCCGCCAGCGAGGGCGCGAACAATTCAGTGCGCGAAGCCGAACGGGAATACCGCCCACAGCGCGAATTCGACGCGTGGACTCTAGAGGCAATAGGGATTTTTGAGCGTATGCGGGAGGCTGATCGACGAGGGGCACTCGCTGTGCTCAGGTCTTACGCTCAGAATCTCGGACCTCCCAGTGACGGCCAAGCTCTACAAATGGCCGTTAGATAA
- a CDS encoding phage regulatory CII family protein — protein sequence MSMNVLDAAFNTVNDYPGGAASLAPRIGKSGSTLAHEIKKQGSAKLGLEDAVKIMDMADNNAILEAMAEHRGCDVIPRLPDLDPASCTGKGLRLMFKEAGAFAEQVVEAEEDGRFTLNEIKAAERHWQRVTAQGGAVLRAMRAKHLLDFPDSSDPLISSGDAS from the coding sequence ATGTCGATGAACGTTTTGGATGCCGCTTTCAACACGGTGAATGACTACCCCGGCGGTGCGGCATCGCTCGCCCCGCGCATCGGCAAAAGCGGTTCGACGCTGGCGCACGAGATCAAGAAGCAGGGCTCGGCCAAGCTGGGCCTGGAGGATGCGGTGAAGATCATGGACATGGCGGACAACAACGCCATCCTGGAGGCGATGGCCGAGCATCGAGGCTGCGACGTGATTCCCCGCTTGCCTGACCTGGACCCCGCCAGCTGCACCGGCAAGGGCCTGCGCCTGATGTTCAAGGAAGCCGGCGCGTTCGCGGAGCAGGTGGTCGAGGCCGAAGAAGATGGCCGCTTCACGCTGAATGAAATCAAGGCGGCTGAGCGGCACTGGCAGCGCGTGACGGCCCAGGGAGGGGCGGTGCTGCGGGCCATGCGCGCCAAGCATCTGCTGGACTTCCCCGACAGCAGCGATCCTTTGATCAGTTCAGGTGATGCATCTTGA